A region of the Gallaecimonas mangrovi genome:
GCCGGGATAAAGTTGTCTTGTTTGGCAAAGCCACCTTTCAGCTTGCCGTCGTCAAAACTGCTGTAATCGGCGCCATAGTCGGTAAATTCCCACTGGAAAACGGTGCTGTAAAACGCTTTTAATCGTTTAATGTCTTTGGCCGGAAATTCAATATAATCAATGTGGTTGCGCATGTTTTCGGTCCATTTAGCCTAGAGGATTTGGTATGAAGGGAGTCTTCCGTTACCTGATAGTTTTAGTTGTGGGGTTTGGTCTGGGGGCTTGGTGGTTGGGTGGCGCTAATGAGGCGCCGCCAACTCAGCCAGCGCTTAACTACAAGCTCACTCAGGCTCCGCCTCCCAAGCCTACGCCGGTGCCAGCCACTGTCAATATCACCGCCCCACCATCGGTGCCTGCCGCTTCACCCCTGGCGCAAACGGACGAGCCTGCAGCCAATACGCAAAATCGTGATCTCGGCGCGGATAGGGCCGAGCAAGTTGCTGACTTTGAACAGCGTTTAAGTCAAGCCCAAAACGGCAATAGCCATAGCGAGGCTGCTACTCGGCAAATTTGGGCGAGTGCAAAACAGTTAGAACAAAGCCGTGATATCAGCATGCAGGCGGTGTCTTGCGATGCCAAGGCGCATTGTATGTACAAAATATGGGGCGACTCTGTGGAAGACGTTATTGCGGCCCGTGCTGCAATAAGCAAGGCCTTAGCGGAAAATGGCTTTGGCCGCGCACCTATCGGCGTGAATTATGACCACCCTAAAAGTGAGGGCGGCGCCATTACCATGATGGTGGAAGATCTGCGAGGTCAAAGGCCGCATCAAGCCGTGTCTTTTGATGAAGTGTTGTTAACTAAAAGCCAAGCTATTACCGCTCACTGAACAAGCGTGGCTTTCTAAGCAAGCTTGAGCAGGCTGATTATACTTGTGTTACAGGTGTTCACGTGGAGCACCATGCAAGTTCAGAGGAGTGATGTTATGAGTCATATCTGGGGCCTGCTTACTCATCCTGACCGTGAGATGCACGATATCGCCAAGGAACACGAGACGGTATCTCACCATTACGTTCATCATGTGCTGATGTTAGCGGCCATACCGGTGATTTGTGCCTTTATCGGTACTACTCAGGTTGGCTGGAACTTAGGCAGCGGCCATATACCCCTGCAACTGTCGACCGCCTTGCTACTGGGCATTGTGTTTTATGCGGTGATCTTGGGTGGCGTAGCACTTATGGGTAATGTGATCCACTGGCTGGCAAGGGATTACCCGCAGCGGCCAACGCTAAAAGAGTGCACCGTATTTGCCGGCTACATTGCCACACCAATGTTTTTAAGTGGCTTGGTGGCGCTGTATCCCATGGTGTGGTTATGCCTGTTAGTGGGGGCGGCAGGGCTGCTTTATTCCGGCTATTTACTGTTTCTGGCGGTACCCAGCTTTCTTAATATTGCCAAAGAAGAAAGCCTGCGGGTCTCGGGCTCTATCTTCGCCATTGGCATTTTGGTCTTTGAGTTTATGCTCGGCCTTGGCGTTGTTATTTGGGGCTTTGGTGCTTATCTCTTTTAAAAAAGGCCGCTGAAGCGGCCTTTTTTATCCGTTCGATGCCACTTCCAGTAGCTGCGTGCCTTG
Encoded here:
- a CDS encoding Yip1 family protein, with product MSHIWGLLTHPDREMHDIAKEHETVSHHYVHHVLMLAAIPVICAFIGTTQVGWNLGSGHIPLQLSTALLLGIVFYAVILGGVALMGNVIHWLARDYPQRPTLKECTVFAGYIATPMFLSGLVALYPMVWLCLLVGAAGLLYSGYLLFLAVPSFLNIAKEESLRVSGSIFAIGILVFEFMLGLGVVIWGFGAYLF
- a CDS encoding VOC family protein, with protein sequence MRNHIDYIEFPAKDIKRLKAFYSTVFQWEFTDYGADYSSFDDGKLKGGFAKQDNFIPAGRPLVVIYHPELERKQQQIEAEGGRIIAPIFSFPGGRRFHFTDPDGNMLAVWSEQ